A stretch of the Panicum virgatum strain AP13 chromosome 9N, P.virgatum_v5, whole genome shotgun sequence genome encodes the following:
- the LOC120691976 gene encoding protein FAF-like, chloroplastic, whose protein sequence is MLANKACAVCLCKKSSAGIQLESGLQAKITTPNYFQDHPPPPPPPVLPNPRLPLRRASLREQARLPLHIFLQAAKMSVAVCRGPAVPTFEAPSWLLPVEPYKQPEPVVDDRPKQADIWNAIQADVNKAAAGAKKASKPYVHPLVRRSSRMMSQKSLEVCTESLGNETGSGDFTSSLDLACLFDSALPVAAAPVESFWQHDAAARDCEEEQWEGKDLAAVNYHCSAGTRSSRRAFPPPLPSMSRRDGPCLQMRPRREDGRLVVEAVAVRPRGYLHARRQGGRLRLSLVECCARDQSEQVKVTAVAAEAPYFPAVEPRNVQEAESEVEMEEEDEVDEEEVEVVDRGTVVEVKVSSQPQTPAAAKVHRSTLVINKFVGSTPLSVDHQPRCHADTTAEPEAEASDDEAEAVAQSSPRPSLRRVPSSTTTLAAAVAVASTGTDVVPPAPEDDDDNCGGVHLSASAAAAEPKQLLLFTSRRGDKQDLLQSVRRCRQLRQKPLFILEPYCIATS, encoded by the exons ATGCTTGCAAACAAAGCTTGTGCTGTGTGCCTGTGCAAGAAGAGCAGCGCAGGGATCCAGCTCGAGTCAGGACTACAAGCCAAGATCACTACTCCCAACTACTTCCAagaccacccccccccccccccccccccagtgcTTCCAAATCCCAGGCTCCCCTTGCGGCGTGCATCTCTGAG GGAGCAAGCGAGACTGCCACTTCACATCTTCCTCCAGGCGGCGAAGATGTCGGTGGCGGTGTGCCGTGGCCCGGCTGTGCCGACGTTCGAGGCGCCCAGCTGGCTGCTCCCTGTTGAGCCGTACAAGCAGCCGGAGCCCGTCGTCGACGACCGGCCTAAGCAGGCGGACATATGGAACGCCATCCAGGCTGACGTCAAcaaggcggccgccggcgccaagAAGGCATCCAAGCCGTACGTGCACCCGCTCGTGCGCCGGTCGTCGAGAATGATGAGCCAGAAGAGCCTCGAGGTCTGCACCGAGAGCCTCGGCAACGAGACCGGCTCCGGCGACTTCACGTCGTCCCTGGACCTGGCCTGCCTGTTCGACTCGGCGCTGCCGGTGGCGGCTGCCCCGGTGGAGTCCTTCTGGCagcacgacgccgccgcccgcgactGCGAGGAGGAGCAGTGGGAAGGGAAGGACCTCGCGGCGGTGAACTACCACTGCTCGGCCGGGACGCGGTCGTCGCGCCGCGcgttcccgccgccgctgccctccatGTCGCGCCGCGACGGCCCGTGCCTGCAGATGCGCCCACGTCGCGAGGACGGGCGCCTCGTGGTCGAGGCCGTGGCGGTGAGGCCGCGCGGGTACCTCCACGCGAGGCGCCagggcggccgcctccgcctctccTTGGTCGAGTGCTGTGCTCGCGACCAGAGCGAGCAGGTCAAGGTCACCGCGGTGGCAGCAGAGGCGCCGTACTTCCCGGCCGTGGAGCCCAGGAACGTGCAGGAGGCAGAGTCGGAGGTGGAAATGGAAGAGGAAGACGAGGTtgacgaggaggaggtggaggtggtggacaGGGGCACCGTCGTGGAGGTCAAGGTGAGCTCGCAGCCGCaaacgcccgccgccgccaaggtgcACCGCTCGACGCTCGTGATCAACAAGTTCGTCGGCAGCACGCCGCTGTCCGTGGACCACCAACCCCGGTGCCACGCCGACAcgacagcagagcccgaggcggaagccagcgacgacgaggcggaggcggtggcgcagTCGTCACCACGCCCGAGCCTTCGCCGGGTGCCGTCGTCCACGACGACGCtggcggccgcggtcgccgtggcctcgactgGGACCGACGTCGTCCCGCCGGCtccggaggacgacgacgacaattGCGGCGGCGTGcacctctccgcctccgccgccgccgccgagcccaagCAGCTCCTGCTGTTCACGTCGCGGCGTGGGGACAAGCAGGACCTGCTGCAGAGCGTGCGGCGGTGCCGGCAGCTGCGGCAGAAGCCGCTCTTCATCCTGGAGCCCTACTGCATTGCCACCTCCTGA